The Ensifer adhaerens genome contains a region encoding:
- a CDS encoding dihydrodipicolinate synthase family protein, whose product MKLSGVMPALVTPFDRQGKIDFGAFAKHLNNLRAAGVTGWVPCGSSGEYSFMSDEERDEVLKFVKEFAKPGEILIAGTNAPSTAGVIANTLRAKAMGYDAVLLATPFYTKPTQAELVAHFKAVLEATDMNIVLYSYPDKDGVELGWEVLDALADDPRIIGIKESSGSLQRAIGIATRYEGRIQLVSGSDDIALDFMIWGAESWICGPANCMAKAVCDLDRTFKSGDLAKAKKQMATLYKAMNILESGKFVQKLKYGCEVQGTPVGECRAPLGALTDEEKAEFRAAMEPILNW is encoded by the coding sequence ATGAAACTCTCAGGCGTCATGCCCGCCCTCGTCACCCCCTTCGATCGCCAAGGCAAGATCGACTTTGGGGCGTTCGCAAAGCATCTCAACAATCTCAGGGCGGCGGGCGTCACGGGTTGGGTACCCTGCGGTTCCTCGGGCGAATACAGCTTCATGTCCGATGAAGAGCGCGATGAGGTGCTGAAGTTCGTCAAGGAATTCGCCAAGCCCGGCGAAATCCTGATCGCCGGCACCAATGCGCCATCGACTGCCGGGGTCATTGCCAACACGCTTCGCGCCAAGGCGATGGGCTACGACGCCGTGCTTCTCGCAACGCCTTTCTATACGAAGCCCACCCAAGCCGAGCTGGTGGCGCACTTCAAGGCCGTCCTTGAGGCGACCGACATGAATATCGTGCTCTACAGCTATCCGGACAAGGATGGCGTGGAGCTTGGCTGGGAGGTTCTCGACGCGCTCGCCGACGACCCGCGCATCATCGGCATCAAGGAAAGCTCCGGCTCGCTTCAGCGCGCCATCGGCATTGCGACCCGCTACGAGGGACGCATCCAGCTGGTTTCCGGGTCGGACGACATCGCGCTCGATTTCATGATCTGGGGCGCCGAGAGCTGGATTTGTGGTCCGGCCAACTGCATGGCCAAGGCCGTCTGCGACCTCGACCGGACCTTCAAGTCCGGTGATCTCGCCAAGGCCAAGAAGCAGATGGCGACGCTCTACAAGGCGATGAACATCCTGGAATCCGGCAAGTTTGTGCAGAAGCTCAAATACGGTTGCGAAGTGCAGGGCACCCCGGTCGGCGAATGCCGCGCACCGCTCGGGGCGCTGACCGACGAGGAGAAGGCTGAATTCCGTGCCGCCATGGAGCCGATCCTCAATTGGTAA
- a CDS encoding amino acid ABC transporter permease — MTFNFAVVFKFQEALLLGLWMTLKLTLICIVLGCALGFVLALARTSKNAILRGVSSVYVEFFRGTPVLVQLFWIFFCLPLILDVELSNMTSGVIALTLYMGAISSETFRASLKSVGREQLDACVALGLSSFARTTSVILPQAVLRAVPTLLSNCVSLFKESALVSAVGMADLMFVGQNISNNTARPIEVLTIVALIYFAIAFPLTRAVTIIERRILKRLAV; from the coding sequence ATGACCTTCAACTTTGCCGTGGTCTTCAAGTTCCAGGAGGCTCTTCTTCTCGGCCTCTGGATGACGCTCAAGCTGACCCTGATCTGCATTGTGCTTGGCTGTGCTCTTGGCTTCGTCCTCGCACTTGCAAGAACGTCGAAGAATGCCATCCTGCGAGGCGTCTCAAGCGTCTATGTCGAGTTTTTCCGTGGCACGCCGGTGCTCGTGCAACTCTTCTGGATCTTCTTCTGTCTGCCGCTGATCCTCGACGTTGAGTTGTCCAACATGACGTCCGGCGTGATTGCGCTGACGCTCTATATGGGTGCAATCAGCAGCGAGACGTTCCGGGCTTCGCTCAAATCCGTGGGTCGCGAGCAGCTCGATGCCTGCGTAGCGCTCGGGCTTTCCTCCTTTGCGCGCACCACCAGTGTCATCCTTCCGCAGGCTGTGCTGCGCGCCGTGCCGACGCTGCTGTCAAACTGCGTCAGTCTTTTCAAGGAAAGCGCGCTCGTCTCGGCGGTCGGCATGGCCGATCTCATGTTTGTTGGCCAGAACATCTCCAACAACACCGCCCGGCCGATCGAAGTGCTGACGATCGTTGCCCTCATCTATTTCGCCATCGCCTTTCCGTTGACGCGCGCCGTCACGATCATCGAGCGACGCATCCTCAAACGGCTGGCCGTCTGA
- a CDS encoding amino acid ABC transporter permease — protein MNYSFDFASVFRNFGPLWDGLFVTIELTIAANAIGLTFGFVLALLVMSRSPLVRLPVTLFIEFFRCTPAIIQVVWFFYCVPMLFNVFLGSVTMGIMALGLNLAAFNAEAYRAAIQAVPREQLDAGVALGLTPFQRVLYIVLPTAVRNSIPVLLTNGISIFQQSALVAIVAVQDLMYQGKSLATQTYRPIETFTIVALFYFAVSFPVSQIVGYLERRREALAS, from the coding sequence ATGAACTACAGTTTCGACTTCGCGTCCGTCTTTCGCAATTTCGGACCGCTCTGGGATGGCCTCTTCGTCACCATCGAGTTGACGATCGCCGCCAATGCCATCGGACTGACCTTCGGCTTCGTTCTGGCATTGCTCGTGATGAGCCGCTCGCCGCTGGTCCGGCTACCGGTCACGCTCTTCATCGAGTTCTTCCGTTGCACGCCGGCGATCATCCAGGTCGTCTGGTTCTTCTACTGCGTGCCCATGCTCTTCAACGTGTTCCTCGGATCGGTGACGATGGGCATCATGGCGCTCGGGCTCAATCTCGCGGCATTCAACGCGGAGGCCTATCGTGCGGCAATCCAGGCGGTGCCAAGGGAGCAACTGGACGCTGGCGTGGCGCTCGGCCTCACTCCGTTCCAGCGGGTGCTCTACATCGTGCTTCCGACGGCGGTCCGCAACTCGATACCGGTTCTCCTGACCAACGGGATCAGCATCTTTCAGCAAAGCGCGCTGGTCGCAATCGTTGCCGTCCAGGACCTGATGTACCAGGGCAAGTCCTTGGCCACGCAGACTTACCGTCCGATCGAGACCTTCACGATCGTCGCGCTCTTCTATTTCGCCGTGTCGTTCCCGGTTTCCCAGATCGTTGGCTATCTGGAACGCCGCCGCGAAGCCCTGGCAAGCTGA
- a CDS encoding amino acid ABC transporter ATP-binding protein, which translates to MSDSAALVKIEGLHKSYGGVVKVLQGLDIEMKAGDRVVVIGPSGGGKSTLLRVLMGLEQIDSGSVVFGGKPYISANGSGKTAIDAKVRRSIGMVFQHYTLFPHLDVIGNLILAPMKVRGEKKTEAEARAMALLTRFGLAQKANFYPAQLSGGQKQRVAIARALMLDPKLMLFDEVTSALDPELVAEVEQVILQLANQQMPMVIVTHDMWFAKNIASRVIFCAGGVVVEDGPPEQVLGSPKEERTREFIERVFHIKH; encoded by the coding sequence ATGTCGGATAGTGCCGCGCTGGTTAAGATCGAAGGACTACACAAGAGCTACGGCGGCGTCGTGAAGGTGCTGCAGGGCCTGGACATCGAGATGAAGGCGGGCGACCGCGTTGTCGTCATCGGCCCGTCCGGCGGCGGAAAGTCCACGCTGCTACGCGTACTGATGGGGCTCGAACAGATCGACAGCGGCTCCGTCGTCTTCGGCGGAAAGCCCTACATCTCTGCCAATGGCAGCGGCAAGACCGCAATTGATGCCAAGGTTCGCCGCTCGATCGGTATGGTTTTCCAGCACTACACGTTGTTTCCGCATCTCGACGTGATCGGTAACCTGATCCTTGCGCCGATGAAGGTCAGGGGAGAGAAGAAGACTGAGGCTGAGGCGAGAGCGATGGCTCTGCTGACGCGTTTCGGTCTTGCGCAGAAGGCGAATTTCTACCCGGCGCAGCTTTCAGGCGGGCAGAAGCAGCGTGTCGCCATTGCCCGTGCCCTCATGCTTGATCCGAAGCTCATGCTGTTTGATGAGGTCACATCCGCGCTTGATCCTGAGCTCGTGGCCGAAGTCGAGCAAGTGATCCTGCAGCTGGCCAACCAGCAGATGCCGATGGTGATCGTGACCCACGACATGTGGTTCGCCAAGAACATCGCGTCGCGCGTCATCTTTTGCGCCGGCGGCGTGGTCGTCGAGGACGGACCTCCAGAACAGGTGCTCGGCTCACCCAAGGAAGAGCGGACACGCGAGTTCATCGAGCGGGTCTTCCACATCAAGCACTAA
- a CDS encoding substrate-binding periplasmic protein: MLRNVMTSALRATAALALTVGLSTTAMAETAEGYWQAVQKSGTLRCGAAVAPPYVMRDPASGEYSGFFADLCREFAEVLQVKPEFVDTTWDNIVAGLQAGKWDVSLALNRTSARAMAVQFSVPAMEYQISLAYNKDNPKIPSSAASVADIDKADVTLAVMSGTAQDKAISAAVKTATILRLPTNDETRLAVVSRRADILVDASDTNQLFTQSNPDWAVALNPAPALAKQGVAFGLPHQLSASDVEVVNIFLEERVATGHVDALIKKAVDDVLKAGN; this comes from the coding sequence ATGCTTAGAAATGTGATGACGTCTGCTCTGCGGGCGACGGCCGCGCTCGCCCTGACGGTCGGGCTTTCGACCACGGCAATGGCCGAGACGGCCGAAGGATACTGGCAGGCTGTGCAAAAGAGCGGCACGCTGCGCTGCGGCGCCGCTGTTGCGCCGCCCTATGTGATGCGCGATCCGGCAAGCGGTGAATACTCCGGCTTCTTTGCCGACCTTTGCCGCGAATTCGCCGAAGTACTGCAGGTGAAGCCCGAATTCGTCGACACGACCTGGGACAACATCGTTGCCGGCCTCCAGGCCGGAAAATGGGACGTGTCGCTGGCGCTGAACCGTACATCGGCCCGCGCCATGGCTGTCCAGTTCTCGGTCCCGGCGATGGAGTACCAGATCTCGCTTGCCTACAATAAGGACAACCCGAAGATCCCATCGAGTGCGGCTTCAGTTGCCGACATCGACAAGGCGGACGTCACGCTTGCCGTCATGTCCGGCACGGCCCAGGACAAGGCGATTTCCGCCGCAGTCAAGACAGCGACGATCCTGCGCCTGCCGACCAACGACGAAACGCGCCTTGCGGTCGTTTCGCGTCGTGCCGACATCCTGGTCGATGCCTCCGACACAAACCAGCTTTTCACCCAGTCGAACCCCGACTGGGCGGTCGCGCTCAATCCGGCGCCGGCGCTCGCCAAGCAGGGCGTCGCGTTCGGATTGCCGCATCAACTTTCGGCGTCAGATGTCGAAGTGGTCAACATCTTCCTCGAGGAGCGGGTCGCGACCGGCCACGTGGATGCCCTGATCAAGAAGGCCGTGGATGACGTCCTGAAGGCCGGCAACTGA
- a CDS encoding GntR family transcriptional regulator has translation MSDEIEMKRVRGTGWKSVYDTLRNEILALTLPPGQLLDEMTLAERFDMSRSPVREALIRLAGEDLVVTLSNRSTIVAPIEVASFPKYVEALDVAQRMNTRLAAALRTEADLKIIAKRQKEFEIAVKTGIHLKMSEANKQFHMAVAYAGKNGYLASFYERLLNQGQRMLHLHFEYLERTGDGYLLTDEHELMLEAIRAKDVERADELAHAHTRQFQDNFIAFLRENYTTEVSFGPLAAAE, from the coding sequence GTGTCTGACGAAATTGAAATGAAACGGGTGCGCGGGACGGGCTGGAAAAGCGTCTACGACACGCTGCGCAATGAGATCCTTGCACTGACCCTGCCGCCGGGCCAGTTGCTCGACGAGATGACGCTCGCCGAACGCTTCGACATGTCACGGTCACCTGTGCGCGAGGCCCTGATCCGGCTTGCCGGCGAGGATCTGGTGGTCACGCTTTCGAACCGCAGCACGATCGTCGCTCCCATCGAGGTGGCGAGCTTTCCAAAATATGTCGAGGCGCTCGACGTCGCCCAGCGCATGAACACGCGGCTCGCCGCCGCGTTGCGCACCGAGGCGGACCTGAAGATCATCGCGAAGCGTCAGAAGGAATTCGAAATAGCGGTCAAAACCGGCATTCACTTGAAGATGTCGGAGGCCAACAAGCAGTTTCACATGGCGGTCGCCTATGCGGGCAAGAACGGCTATCTGGCGTCGTTCTACGAGCGGCTCCTGAACCAGGGCCAACGCATGCTCCACCTCCATTTCGAATACCTGGAGCGCACCGGTGACGGCTACCTTCTGACCGACGAGCACGAATTGATGCTGGAGGCGATCCGCGCCAAGGATGTCGAGCGTGCCGACGAGCTGGCGCATGCCCACACCCGCCAGTTCCAGGACAATTTCATCGCCTTCCTGCGCGAAAACTACACCACCGAGGTGTCGTTTGGTCCGCTGGCGGCGGCGGAATAG
- a CDS encoding pyrroline-5-carboxylate reductase: MPFPETIGFIGTGTITDAMVRGLLVEPAAGPQIIVSQRGADISAKLASEFPRVRVSADNQAIVDGCDTVVLAIRPQVAEDVVRPLKFRDGQKVISVIAATDRPTLLAWIGPGVHLTQAIPLPFVARRKGVTAVFPADAETAAIFDVLGNAVECETKAEYDLLAAASALMATYFGIMHRTTEWLAQNGLPEEKGRAYLAPLFAGLSEAALLAGPKVDFVEMSREFATKGGLNEQVFRDFDKTGGTDALTRALDRVLERINR, from the coding sequence ATGCCTTTTCCCGAAACAATCGGCTTTATCGGCACCGGCACCATCACGGATGCGATGGTGCGCGGCCTTCTCGTCGAGCCTGCCGCCGGACCACAGATCATCGTGTCTCAACGCGGCGCGGATATTTCGGCCAAGCTTGCCTCCGAATTCCCGCGCGTACGCGTATCGGCTGATAACCAGGCGATCGTCGATGGCTGTGACACGGTCGTGTTGGCGATCCGCCCGCAAGTCGCCGAGGACGTTGTTCGTCCCCTAAAGTTTCGCGATGGCCAGAAGGTCATCAGTGTGATCGCGGCAACCGACAGGCCAACGCTCCTCGCATGGATCGGCCCAGGTGTGCATCTCACCCAGGCGATCCCGTTGCCTTTCGTTGCCCGCCGCAAGGGTGTCACTGCCGTCTTCCCGGCGGACGCAGAGACGGCCGCGATCTTCGACGTGCTCGGCAACGCCGTCGAATGCGAGACCAAAGCGGAATATGACCTTCTCGCCGCAGCCAGCGCCTTGATGGCCACCTATTTCGGCATCATGCACCGCACGACCGAATGGCTCGCCCAAAATGGCCTGCCGGAAGAAAAAGGCCGCGCCTATCTCGCGCCGCTGTTTGCCGGCCTTTCCGAAGCCGCACTTCTCGCCGGCCCAAAGGTCGATTTCGTCGAGATGAGCCGCGAGTTTGCCACCAAGGGCGGCCTGAACGAACAGGTGTTTCGGGACTTCGACAAGACGGGCGGAACAGATGCGCTTACGCGCGCGCTCGACAGAGTGCTCGAACGCATCAATCGTTGA
- a CDS encoding M24 family metallopeptidase, with amino-acid sequence MTDDMLHVMKWHNGEKEFSPFSTEEMSRRQNELRGWMAENNVDATLLTSYHCINYYSGWLYCYFGRKYGMVVDHDNATTISAGIDGGQPWRRSFGDNITYTDWRRDNFYRAARHLTQGAKRIGIEFDNVNLDFRRQLEEALPGVEFVDVGQPSMWMRTIKSQEEQTLIRHGTRICDIGGAACVAAIKAGVPEHEVAIATTNAMTREIANTFPYVELMDTWTWFQSGINTDGAHNPVTNRRVRSGDILSLNTFPMIFGYYTALERTLFCDHVDDASLAIWEKNVAVHRRGLELIKPGARCKDIAVELNEMYREWDLLKYRSFGYGHSFGVLSHYYGREAGVELREDIETVLEPGMVVSMEPMVMLPEGMPGAGGYREHDILIVKEDGAENITGFPFGPEHNVVRN; translated from the coding sequence ATGACCGACGATATGTTGCACGTGATGAAATGGCATAATGGCGAAAAGGAGTTTTCCCCCTTCTCGACCGAGGAAATGAGCCGCCGGCAGAACGAACTGCGCGGCTGGATGGCGGAGAACAACGTAGATGCGACGCTGCTGACTTCCTACCATTGCATCAACTACTATTCTGGCTGGCTCTACTGCTATTTCGGCCGCAAGTACGGCATGGTAGTCGACCATGACAATGCCACCACGATCTCCGCCGGCATCGACGGCGGCCAGCCCTGGCGCCGCAGCTTTGGCGACAACATCACCTATACCGACTGGCGCCGCGACAACTTCTACCGCGCCGCGCGGCATTTGACCCAAGGTGCGAAGCGCATCGGCATCGAGTTCGATAACGTCAATCTCGATTTCCGCCGCCAGCTGGAAGAGGCGCTGCCCGGTGTCGAATTTGTCGATGTCGGGCAGCCCTCGATGTGGATGCGGACGATCAAGTCACAGGAGGAGCAGACACTGATCCGCCATGGCACCCGCATCTGCGATATCGGCGGCGCCGCCTGCGTGGCGGCCATCAAGGCTGGCGTACCGGAGCACGAGGTTGCGATCGCCACGACCAACGCCATGACCCGCGAGATCGCCAACACCTTCCCCTATGTCGAGCTGATGGACACCTGGACCTGGTTCCAGTCGGGCATCAACACCGACGGCGCACATAACCCGGTCACCAATCGCAGGGTCCGATCCGGCGATATCCTCTCGCTTAACACCTTTCCGATGATCTTCGGCTACTACACAGCGCTCGAGCGCACGCTGTTCTGCGACCATGTGGACGACGCCAGCCTCGCCATCTGGGAGAAGAACGTCGCCGTTCACCGCCGCGGCCTAGAACTGATCAAGCCGGGAGCGCGCTGCAAGGATATCGCCGTCGAGCTCAACGAGATGTATCGCGAATGGGATCTCCTGAAATACCGCTCCTTCGGTTACGGCCATTCCTTCGGCGTACTCAGCCACTATTATGGCCGCGAGGCGGGCGTCGAGCTGCGCGAAGACATCGAGACGGTGCTGGAGCCTGGCATGGTCGTGTCGATGGAACCGATGGTCATGCTGCCCGAGGGCATGCCGGGCGCAGGCGGCTATCGCGAGCATGATATCCTGATCGTCAAAGAGGACGGCGCCGAGAATATCACTGGCTTCCCCTTCGGCCCTGAGCACAACGTCGTCAGGAACTGA
- a CDS encoding creatininase → MPEHSVFAAELSWPNYDARVRDGSTPILLPVGSMEQHGCHMPMNVDVLLPVEFARRVAGPTGALVAPPFTYGYKSHQKSGGGNHLPGTTSLDGATLVAALRDVIKEFARHGVRKICLVNGHFENSWFIIESIDLALRELRWGGIDDMKIVVLSYWDFVDKATIARLYPNGFTGWDLEHGGVLETSLMLALYPQQVMLECAVDHPPASFPPYDVYPAKPEWTPFCGTLSSPKEASAEKGEILLEVCVEGIVKALETEFPRKP, encoded by the coding sequence ATGCCTGAACACAGTGTCTTCGCCGCCGAACTATCCTGGCCCAATTATGATGCCCGCGTGAGGGACGGATCGACGCCGATCCTGCTTCCTGTCGGCTCCATGGAGCAGCACGGTTGCCATATGCCGATGAATGTCGACGTGCTGCTGCCGGTGGAATTCGCCCGTCGGGTGGCTGGACCGACCGGCGCCCTCGTCGCGCCGCCCTTCACCTATGGCTACAAGTCGCACCAGAAATCCGGTGGCGGCAATCATCTACCAGGCACGACCAGCCTTGACGGCGCGACGCTTGTTGCTGCGCTGCGCGACGTGATCAAGGAATTCGCACGCCACGGCGTGCGCAAGATCTGCCTGGTCAACGGCCATTTCGAAAATTCCTGGTTCATCATTGAAAGCATCGACCTGGCGCTACGCGAGCTCAGATGGGGCGGAATCGACGACATGAAGATCGTCGTGCTCTCCTATTGGGACTTCGTTGACAAGGCGACGATCGCGCGTCTCTATCCCAACGGTTTCACCGGCTGGGATCTCGAACATGGCGGCGTGTTGGAGACCTCGTTGATGCTGGCGCTCTATCCGCAGCAGGTGATGTTGGAATGCGCGGTCGATCATCCGCCCGCAAGCTTCCCGCCTTATGATGTCTATCCCGCCAAACCGGAATGGACCCCGTTTTGCGGCACGCTGTCCTCGCCGAAGGAAGCGTCTGCCGAAAAGGGCGAGATCCTGCTTGAGGTTTGCGTGGAAGGCATCGTCAAGGCGCTTGAAACCGAATTTCCACGCAAACCTTGA
- a CDS encoding LysR substrate-binding domain-containing protein — translation MRNIVNFQTDLLRTFVSVIDLGAYTKAGDALGRTQPAVSLQMRRLEELVGAPLVKQVGRSLLLTSEGEMLLSYAREILRLNDEAASYFNRSKISGVLRIGLPNDYAVAFLQGVITEYTRQHPETSLELYCGWSAEILERLHADELDIVVAMANSEHTQYLSRSWIERPIWAGADNDSLDTTKGVPLAAHPEGCAYRTRMIQALDAAQVRWRIAYTGPGIAGLQNAVVNGLGVSALTRYTMLSGMRALTEDDGFPPMAEIRVGLFYKHPRLSDAGIRLVNHVIARLDEAGVSGDPTRRPAQLVHQ, via the coding sequence ATGCGGAATATCGTCAACTTTCAGACCGACCTGCTGCGTACCTTCGTCTCTGTGATCGACCTCGGCGCCTATACCAAGGCCGGCGACGCGCTGGGCCGCACCCAGCCGGCGGTCTCTCTGCAGATGCGGCGGCTTGAGGAGTTGGTCGGCGCGCCGCTCGTGAAGCAGGTCGGGCGCTCGCTGCTTTTGACCTCTGAGGGCGAGATGCTGTTGAGCTATGCGCGGGAAATCTTGCGGCTCAACGACGAAGCCGCTTCCTACTTCAACCGGTCGAAGATCTCAGGCGTGCTTCGTATCGGCCTTCCCAACGACTATGCAGTCGCCTTTCTTCAGGGCGTGATCACCGAATATACCCGCCAGCATCCGGAGACCTCTCTCGAGCTGTATTGCGGCTGGAGTGCCGAAATCCTCGAACGCTTGCATGCCGACGAACTTGATATCGTCGTTGCCATGGCCAATAGCGAACACACGCAATATCTCTCGCGATCATGGATCGAGAGACCGATCTGGGCTGGTGCTGACAATGACAGCCTCGACACGACCAAAGGCGTGCCGCTCGCAGCACACCCTGAGGGCTGCGCCTATCGCACGCGGATGATCCAGGCGCTGGATGCCGCACAGGTGCGCTGGCGCATCGCCTATACGGGACCGGGCATCGCAGGCCTGCAGAATGCCGTCGTCAATGGGCTCGGGGTCAGCGCGCTGACACGCTACACCATGCTTTCCGGCATGCGCGCGCTGACAGAGGATGACGGATTTCCGCCAATGGCGGAAATCCGCGTCGGACTCTTCTACAAGCATCCGCGACTCTCCGACGCCGGCATAAGGTTGGTCAACCATGTCATCGCGCGGCTCGACGAAGCAGGCGTTTCAGGAGATCCGACCCGCAGACCTGCGCAACTCGTCCATCAATAA
- a CDS encoding polyamine ABC transporter substrate-binding protein: MTKDIATLSTTRRRFLRTSVAIGGAVLATPLLNRRAFAAPTEINMLAWYGHAEPDVVSEFEAEHNVKFKPKYYTGGDNMMGLIAQSPPGTYDIILSDAEYVQQLNVAGYIEELDPKDYPFDDYFPEFQQFAGHWLDGKLYSILTRFGFLGVAYNTEAITEKRAMSYSVFWDEKLKGKVGHFDWHLPNLGQISLLDGNKSPFDIDEAAWGKLQAKMATLRAQIGGFFDYGGTFSSLQNGQMLAMAGIGDWITGTLEKNGGKVRSIIPEEGGLQWTESFSIGKGSAKADIAKKWIQYITSAKGQVKSANMSAYPALIPSRKGWELLAKETPDEAKRQGMLLGQSNVMDLIRSGRIQYRQLPIQQSLEDWNDFWSGYKGA; encoded by the coding sequence ATGACCAAAGATATAGCGACACTCTCGACCACAAGACGCCGTTTTCTGAGGACGTCCGTCGCCATCGGCGGAGCCGTGCTCGCTACACCATTGCTCAATCGCCGCGCATTTGCGGCCCCAACTGAAATCAATATGCTGGCGTGGTACGGCCATGCCGAGCCCGATGTGGTGTCTGAATTCGAGGCCGAACACAACGTCAAGTTCAAGCCGAAATATTATACCGGCGGTGACAACATGATGGGCCTGATCGCCCAGTCCCCTCCCGGTACCTACGACATCATTCTCTCTGATGCCGAGTACGTGCAGCAGCTCAATGTCGCCGGCTACATCGAGGAACTTGACCCGAAGGACTATCCGTTCGACGACTACTTCCCCGAGTTCCAGCAGTTTGCCGGTCATTGGCTGGACGGCAAGCTTTATTCGATCCTGACCCGCTTCGGCTTCCTCGGCGTCGCCTACAACACCGAGGCGATCACCGAGAAGCGGGCCATGAGTTACAGCGTCTTCTGGGACGAGAAGCTCAAGGGCAAGGTCGGCCATTTTGACTGGCATCTGCCCAATCTCGGCCAGATCAGCCTGTTGGACGGCAATAAATCTCCCTTTGATATCGACGAAGCCGCGTGGGGCAAGCTTCAGGCCAAGATGGCGACGCTGAGGGCGCAGATTGGAGGCTTCTTCGATTATGGTGGCACTTTCTCTTCGCTCCAGAATGGTCAGATGCTGGCCATGGCAGGCATCGGTGACTGGATCACCGGCACGCTGGAAAAGAATGGCGGCAAAGTCCGCAGCATCATCCCTGAGGAAGGCGGCTTGCAATGGACCGAAAGCTTCTCGATCGGCAAGGGCTCTGCCAAGGCCGACATCGCGAAGAAGTGGATCCAGTATATCACCTCGGCCAAGGGCCAGGTGAAATCGGCCAACATGTCGGCCTACCCGGCGTTGATTCCTAGCCGCAAGGGTTGGGAACTATTGGCAAAGGAAACGCCCGACGAGGCCAAGCGTCAGGGCATGCTGCTCGGCCAGAGCAATGTTATGGACCTCATCCGCTCTGGCCGGATCCAGTATCGCCAGCTGCCGATCCAGCAGAGCCTGGAGGACTGGAACGACTTCTGGTCCGGGTACAAGGGCGCATGA
- a CDS encoding ABC transporter permease — translation MRKSITLYGMAFSVPLLLWQLVFFLTPLVFLVALSFWTVRNFRMEPAFVFSNWSHVLSRGVFWDAYVRTLLLSASTAIITSAIAFPCAYAIAFKLSEQARRWIVFLMVLPFFTSYLVRIYSWQIFLSDNGIFNALFAKIGLGPYGMLNSVFGQMVGYLTLSLPLVILLQLFSLVFVDRNLIEAAHNLRCGRLRTVFEVIIPAGKVGLVVAALFCFILTFGDFVSPLYLGGGDPPTLSILITDTTKSGQQWPRAAVIALAMIATLLAVAFAAVRIAYRERGR, via the coding sequence ATGCGGAAATCGATCACGCTCTACGGCATGGCCTTTTCAGTGCCGCTGCTGCTCTGGCAACTCGTCTTCTTCCTGACGCCGCTCGTCTTCCTTGTGGCACTTAGCTTTTGGACCGTGCGGAATTTTCGCATGGAGCCGGCCTTCGTCTTCAGCAACTGGTCACATGTTCTGAGCCGCGGCGTCTTCTGGGATGCCTATGTCCGGACACTGTTACTTTCGGCCTCGACGGCGATCATCACCAGCGCGATCGCCTTTCCCTGCGCCTATGCGATCGCCTTCAAGCTCTCGGAACAGGCGCGGCGCTGGATCGTTTTCCTGATGGTCTTGCCCTTCTTCACCAGCTACCTGGTCCGCATCTATTCCTGGCAGATCTTCCTCTCCGACAACGGCATCTTCAACGCGCTCTTTGCCAAGATAGGCCTCGGCCCTTACGGCATGCTCAACTCCGTCTTCGGCCAGATGGTCGGCTATCTCACGCTCAGCTTGCCTCTCGTCATCCTGCTCCAACTCTTCAGCCTGGTCTTCGTCGACCGAAACCTGATCGAGGCGGCCCATAACCTGCGCTGCGGCCGGTTGCGGACGGTCTTTGAAGTCATCATCCCCGCCGGTAAGGTTGGGCTGGTGGTGGCGGCCCTCTTCTGTTTCATCCTCACCTTCGGCGATTTCGTAAGCCCGCTCTATCTCGGAGGCGGCGATCCCCCAACGCTGTCGATTCTGATCACCGACACGACCAAGTCCGGCCAGCAATGGCCCCGGGCCGCCGTGATCGCGCTGGCCATGATCGCAACCCTGCTCGCCGTCGCCTTCGCCGCCGTTCGCATTGCCTACAGGGAGCGCGGAAGATGA